From the Paraburkholderia aromaticivorans genome, one window contains:
- a CDS encoding zeta toxin family protein has translation MTVIHDNRPRGLSVEEAQQAVDEFLAEYNGNIPVTAVVRATQEEIYGPEASREKLGYRIDGAYHPARRIFTLAASNMGDKGAVRRALRHELLGHYGLNTFNPAEKRALLDRVLETRHEPSLSHIWKRVERDYASLPDLHKAEEVFAFVAEEERSFVGRAWDGVRATLQRALRATGLSDGPLTLAELRDAARDIATGIRAGDRQQQTFPQSDTAQFRLAPETHAEILRDIQTQALASTRPAQRPVAIILGGQPGAGKAGLASAALDELAGNAVKIDADELRKNHPGYIALMREDDRTAADRTHGDAGPWAVKLTSAAMTARRNLIVDGTMRDPDNLAKLCRKLRDAGYRIEARVMAVNALASRLSIHERYERQVQANGFGRWSNRDKHDAAFVGVPLTVEKLEAEQLVDRMTVFARNSDEPVYDNRLVAGQWEQPPAGRERVDAERSREWPSAERHQFGGKLDAIARRMEQRGAGEADFASLAELRADFEREHPADRHAPRVPHRAAPKPGG, from the coding sequence ATGACGGTCATCCACGACAACCGCCCGCGCGGGCTCTCGGTCGAAGAGGCGCAGCAAGCCGTCGACGAGTTCCTCGCCGAGTACAACGGGAACATCCCCGTAACCGCCGTCGTGCGCGCGACACAGGAGGAAATCTATGGACCCGAAGCATCCCGCGAAAAGCTCGGCTACCGCATCGACGGGGCATACCACCCGGCCCGACGCATCTTTACCCTTGCAGCTTCCAATATGGGTGACAAAGGGGCCGTCCGAAGAGCCTTGCGCCACGAGCTGCTCGGCCACTACGGGCTCAACACTTTCAACCCGGCTGAAAAGCGCGCTTTGCTCGATCGTGTTCTGGAAACGCGGCACGAGCCATCGCTGAGCCATATTTGGAAGCGAGTAGAACGCGATTACGCCTCGCTTCCAGATCTGCACAAAGCCGAGGAAGTGTTCGCCTTTGTGGCCGAGGAAGAGCGCAGCTTCGTCGGACGTGCATGGGATGGTGTGCGCGCGACGCTCCAGCGCGCCCTGCGCGCAACGGGTCTTTCGGACGGCCCGCTGACGCTCGCCGAGCTTCGCGACGCCGCGCGCGACATCGCCACGGGCATCCGCGCTGGCGATCGCCAGCAGCAGACCTTTCCACAGAGCGACACAGCACAGTTCCGGCTCGCCCCTGAAACGCACGCCGAGATCCTGCGCGACATCCAAACGCAAGCACTGGCGAGCACGAGGCCTGCCCAGCGGCCCGTCGCGATCATACTTGGCGGCCAGCCGGGCGCAGGCAAGGCAGGCCTCGCCAGTGCGGCGCTCGACGAGCTCGCCGGCAATGCCGTGAAGATCGACGCGGACGAACTCCGCAAGAACCATCCGGGCTACATCGCGCTGATGCGTGAAGACGACCGCACGGCCGCGGACCGGACGCACGGCGATGCGGGCCCGTGGGCCGTGAAACTGACGAGCGCCGCGATGACCGCGCGCCGCAATCTCATCGTGGACGGCACGATGCGCGATCCCGACAACCTCGCCAAGCTCTGCCGGAAGCTGCGCGACGCCGGCTACCGGATCGAGGCCCGCGTGATGGCTGTCAACGCGCTCGCGAGTCGCTTGAGCATCCACGAGCGCTACGAGCGCCAGGTGCAGGCCAACGGATTCGGCCGCTGGTCGAATCGCGACAAGCACGACGCGGCGTTCGTCGGCGTTCCGCTGACCGTCGAGAAACTCGAGGCCGAGCAGCTCGTCGACCGGATGACCGTGTTCGCGCGAAATAGCGACGAGCCGGTCTACGACAATCGCCTCGTCGCCGGGCAATGGGAGCAGCCACCGGCAGGCCGCGAACGTGTCGACGCCGAGCGCTCCCGCGAATGGCCATCCGCCGAGCGTCACCAGTTCGGCGGCAAGCTCGACGCGATTGCGCGTCGCATGGAGCAGCGAGGAGCGGGCGAAGCCGACTTCGCGTCGCTCGCCGAGCTTCGCGCCGACTTCGAGCGCGAGCACCCGGCCGACCGCCATGCGCCGCGCGTGCCGCATCGCGCCGCGCCGAAACCGGGAGGCTGA
- a CDS encoding type II toxin-antitoxin system RelE/ParE family toxin encodes MIIQWLPNAIRARDNQLDYIAERNVRAAIDIGDSIKQQVRQLLQHPEMGRLGRVKGTRELVITRAPFIIVYRIKPRARRIELIRFLHSAQQWPKK; translated from the coding sequence TTGATAATCCAGTGGCTTCCAAACGCGATTCGTGCCCGTGATAACCAACTCGATTACATCGCCGAGAGAAATGTACGAGCCGCTATCGACATAGGCGATAGCATAAAACAGCAGGTGCGTCAGCTTTTGCAACACCCCGAAATGGGACGCCTCGGTCGCGTCAAGGGCACACGCGAACTCGTCATCACTCGGGCGCCGTTCATCATCGTGTACCGGATAAAGCCGCGTGCTCGCCGAATCGAATTGATCCGCTTCCTCCACAGTGCGCAGCAGTGGCCGAAGAAGTGA
- a CDS encoding DEAD/DEAH box helicase family protein yields the protein MQLREQARAATPDEQAILVRYVGWGGLPQAFDHRNQDWQDQYLELAALLPKDEYDRARRSTQDAHYTSQIVIDGIYKGLQRIGFDGGRVFEPSAGIGNFVGLMPAPMRTASHFTAIELDPLTAEIARHLYPSATHINRGLQDVVIPAGHFDACVGNPPFGTQSLYDPHHRELGGFSIHNYFLAKSIDKLREGGVMAVVVSRYFLDAANTAAREHIADRAHFLGAIRLPNTAFKRNALTEVTTDIIFFQKAAAGDTPDRRWVDVGEIRDHETGEAITLNRYFVDHPEQMAGRMAITSKMHRDTADLLPEAGVDLADAIEKRLQALPADVYRPATDVAAAVDEREEKPALTLPDTLKIGSFFTAPNGRLARRLPDILDEHDYAYVEPKNERAGARIKGMVQVREALRDLMLAEQSEHVTDFALTSKRTTLNRVYDEFVRKFGHVSSQANRLAMSEDPEYPLLHALESDYDKGISPETAKKHGVEPRRPSANKAAIFSKRVMSPRKEVTHVETAKDALVVSMNESGRIDLARMMRLTGKPEDELIRDLKGLIYLNPERDRWETADQYLTGNVKAKLRTAETAAGQNPRYIENVDALRAVQPADIEPVDISIQLGSTWVPDQVIGQFVGHLLGDVSRRITYQETLGKWLVDIEHGDRTTARVTWGTEAYPANELMESILTNRPIQVKVEAGKDANGNKIYRVDDAQTAAANQKADEIRQAFLDWVWEDKDRRETLARIYNDRFNTNIPAKYDGSHLDLPGASLDITLRPHQKDAIWRGIQDGTALFDHVVGAGKTLVCVGTIMESKRMGLMSKPMLVVPNHLLLQWKDAFYSLYPNANILVAEKSDFKKENRERLFGRIATGDWDAVIVAHSSFKKIGMPEDTLRELLEEQIEDLSDAITQIKAEQGDRITIKEMEKAKERMTERLERKADTGAKDQAVSFADLGVDSLFVDEAHEFKNLFITTTLSRVSGLGNLAGSEKAFDLFVKARYLQQRNDGRGVFFATGTPISNTIAELYTMQRYLQYDELKARGIVHFDAWASTFGQVVTGWELDATGVNYRLNSRFSKFQNVPELISLYRTFADVITKSDLDRQAAERGTRFPVPKVKGGRPQNIIVERSEAQALFMGVQTPVLDDKGEAVLRGDGMPLKNWNSGSIIHRMENLPKDPRVDNPLKITNDARKAGLDFRLINPHAADDAGSKINTAIDNIYRIWEAWKDRKGTQLVFCDLSTPKLSKKAAPIAPADGDDEGDDEAPAISMDELLASNADFSVYDDIKAKLIARGVPEHEIRFIHEATTDLQKAKLFDDMNRGHSRIMLGSTAKMGAGTNVQRRLVAEHHLDAPWRPSDLEQREGRILRQGNLFYEEDPDGFEVEILRYATKQTYDSRMWQTIEYKAAGIEQFRKGDSLQRVIEDVASEAANAAEMKAAATGNPLIFLQVQLSADLKKVEALFSNYKRNQHSLESRVGWLADADKRADRAIARWNREIEIRDAATTEQFRFETKSRVYGEKDRETLLGEVMYAMKKAVERRAVGILDRPTEMPVGRYRGFDIKVYASRDEIQFTLTGSDTYEPENLSYRAEEKFSITGFVHRLDNFVARFEDWRQEAEETREKERREHAKAVAEQGKPFPQQARLEALRQDVRDVMTELKLMQADDNYVSQWQPQSRTTDGNAGQQQDRFRMRA from the coding sequence ATGCAGCTCCGCGAACAGGCTCGCGCCGCGACGCCCGACGAACAGGCGATCCTCGTGCGCTACGTTGGTTGGGGCGGTCTCCCGCAGGCGTTCGACCATCGCAACCAGGACTGGCAGGACCAGTACCTCGAGCTCGCCGCGCTCCTCCCGAAAGACGAATACGACCGTGCACGCCGTTCCACGCAGGACGCGCACTACACGTCGCAGATCGTCATCGACGGCATCTACAAGGGCCTCCAACGTATCGGCTTCGACGGTGGCCGGGTCTTCGAGCCGTCGGCCGGCATCGGCAACTTCGTCGGCCTCATGCCGGCGCCGATGCGAACCGCGAGCCATTTCACCGCGATCGAGCTCGACCCGCTGACCGCCGAGATCGCGCGTCATCTCTATCCGAGCGCGACGCATATCAACCGTGGCCTGCAGGACGTTGTGATTCCCGCCGGTCACTTCGACGCCTGCGTCGGCAATCCGCCATTCGGCACTCAATCGCTCTACGATCCGCACCATCGTGAGTTGGGCGGCTTCTCGATCCACAACTATTTTCTCGCGAAGTCGATCGACAAGCTCCGCGAGGGCGGGGTGATGGCCGTCGTCGTCAGTCGCTACTTCCTCGACGCGGCCAACACCGCGGCGCGCGAGCACATCGCCGATCGCGCCCACTTCCTCGGCGCGATCCGTCTGCCGAACACCGCATTTAAGCGCAACGCGCTCACCGAAGTTACGACCGACATCATCTTTTTCCAGAAGGCGGCCGCCGGCGATACTCCCGATCGCCGCTGGGTGGATGTCGGCGAAATACGAGACCACGAGACTGGCGAGGCGATCACGCTCAACCGCTATTTCGTCGACCATCCCGAGCAGATGGCCGGTCGCATGGCCATCACCAGCAAGATGCACCGCGACACGGCCGACCTGTTGCCGGAGGCCGGCGTCGATCTCGCCGACGCGATCGAGAAGCGCCTGCAGGCGCTGCCTGCTGACGTATATCGACCAGCGACCGATGTCGCTGCTGCGGTCGACGAACGCGAGGAGAAGCCGGCGCTCACGCTGCCCGACACGCTCAAGATCGGCTCGTTCTTCACCGCGCCGAACGGACGCCTCGCACGACGCCTGCCGGACATCCTCGACGAGCACGACTATGCCTACGTCGAACCGAAGAACGAGCGCGCCGGCGCACGCATTAAAGGCATGGTGCAAGTGCGCGAGGCGCTGCGCGACCTCATGCTGGCCGAGCAGTCTGAGCACGTCACCGACTTCGCACTGACCTCGAAGCGCACGACGCTCAATCGCGTCTATGACGAATTCGTGCGCAAGTTCGGGCACGTCAGCTCGCAGGCGAACCGCCTCGCCATGTCGGAAGATCCCGAGTATCCGCTGCTGCACGCACTCGAAAGCGACTACGACAAGGGCATCTCGCCCGAGACAGCGAAGAAGCACGGCGTGGAGCCGCGCCGGCCGAGCGCGAACAAGGCGGCGATCTTCTCGAAGCGCGTCATGAGTCCACGTAAGGAAGTCACGCACGTCGAGACGGCGAAGGACGCGCTTGTGGTGTCCATGAACGAGAGCGGCCGCATCGACCTCGCGCGCATGATGCGCCTAACGGGCAAGCCCGAGGACGAGTTGATTCGCGATCTCAAAGGGCTTATCTACCTGAATCCCGAGCGCGATCGCTGGGAGACGGCGGACCAGTATCTGACCGGCAATGTGAAAGCGAAGCTGCGCACGGCCGAAACGGCCGCCGGGCAGAATCCGCGCTACATCGAGAACGTCGACGCACTGCGCGCCGTTCAGCCCGCCGACATCGAGCCGGTCGATATCTCCATCCAGCTCGGCTCGACGTGGGTGCCCGACCAGGTGATCGGTCAGTTTGTCGGCCACTTGCTCGGCGACGTGAGCCGCCGCATCACGTATCAGGAAACGCTGGGCAAGTGGCTCGTCGACATCGAGCACGGTGATCGCACCACGGCACGCGTCACATGGGGCACCGAGGCATATCCCGCCAACGAGCTCATGGAGTCGATCCTGACGAACCGGCCGATCCAGGTCAAGGTCGAGGCCGGCAAGGACGCGAACGGGAACAAGATCTACCGCGTTGATGACGCACAGACGGCGGCCGCCAACCAGAAGGCCGACGAGATCCGGCAGGCGTTCCTCGATTGGGTGTGGGAGGACAAGGATCGCCGCGAGACGCTCGCCCGTATCTACAACGATCGCTTCAACACGAACATTCCGGCGAAGTACGACGGATCGCACCTGGACCTTCCCGGCGCGTCGCTCGACATCACGCTGCGGCCGCACCAGAAAGACGCTATCTGGCGCGGCATTCAGGACGGGACCGCGTTGTTCGATCACGTCGTCGGCGCCGGCAAGACGCTCGTGTGCGTCGGCACCATCATGGAGAGCAAGCGCATGGGCCTGATGTCGAAGCCCATGCTCGTCGTTCCGAACCATCTGCTGCTGCAATGGAAGGACGCTTTCTACTCGCTATATCCCAACGCGAACATTCTCGTCGCCGAAAAGAGCGACTTCAAGAAGGAGAATCGCGAGCGCCTGTTCGGTCGCATCGCAACCGGCGATTGGGACGCCGTGATCGTCGCTCACAGCTCGTTCAAGAAGATCGGCATGCCCGAGGATACGCTGCGCGAGTTGCTCGAGGAACAGATCGAGGACCTGAGCGACGCCATTACGCAGATCAAGGCTGAGCAGGGCGACCGGATCACGATCAAGGAGATGGAAAAGGCGAAGGAGCGCATGACCGAGCGCCTCGAGCGCAAAGCCGACACCGGCGCGAAAGACCAGGCGGTTAGCTTCGCCGACCTCGGCGTCGACTCGCTCTTTGTTGACGAAGCGCACGAGTTCAAGAACCTCTTCATCACGACGACGCTCAGCCGCGTGTCCGGACTTGGCAATCTCGCAGGATCGGAGAAGGCATTCGACTTGTTCGTGAAGGCCCGTTACCTGCAACAGCGCAACGACGGCCGCGGCGTCTTCTTCGCGACTGGCACACCGATCAGCAACACGATCGCCGAGCTTTACACCATGCAGCGCTACCTTCAGTACGACGAGCTCAAGGCGCGCGGCATCGTCCACTTCGATGCATGGGCCTCCACCTTCGGGCAGGTGGTCACGGGCTGGGAGCTTGATGCCACAGGCGTTAATTACCGTCTGAACAGCCGGTTCTCGAAGTTCCAGAACGTTCCCGAGCTCATCTCGCTGTACCGCACGTTCGCCGACGTTATCACGAAGTCGGATCTCGATCGCCAGGCCGCAGAACGTGGCACCCGCTTCCCGGTTCCGAAGGTCAAGGGCGGGCGGCCGCAGAACATCATCGTCGAGCGATCGGAGGCGCAAGCGCTGTTCATGGGCGTGCAGACGCCCGTGCTCGACGACAAGGGCGAGGCGGTCCTGCGCGGCGACGGCATGCCGCTGAAGAACTGGAACAGTGGCTCGATCATTCACCGGATGGAGAACCTGCCCAAGGACCCACGCGTCGACAACCCGCTCAAGATCACGAACGATGCACGCAAGGCCGGCCTCGACTTCCGCCTCATCAATCCGCACGCGGCCGACGACGCCGGCAGCAAGATCAACACGGCGATCGACAACATCTATCGCATATGGGAGGCGTGGAAGGACCGGAAGGGCACGCAACTCGTGTTCTGCGATCTGTCGACGCCAAAACTGTCAAAAAAAGCCGCGCCGATCGCGCCGGCGGACGGCGATGACGAGGGCGACGACGAAGCGCCCGCCATCTCGATGGACGAGTTGCTGGCCAGCAACGCGGACTTTTCCGTCTACGATGACATCAAGGCGAAGCTGATCGCGCGCGGCGTGCCCGAGCATGAGATCCGCTTCATCCACGAGGCGACGACGGATCTGCAGAAGGCGAAGCTGTTCGACGACATGAACCGCGGCCACTCGCGCATCATGCTCGGCTCGACTGCGAAGATGGGCGCCGGCACCAACGTTCAGCGGCGACTCGTCGCCGAGCACCATCTCGACGCGCCGTGGCGGCCGAGCGATCTGGAGCAGCGTGAGGGCCGCATTCTGAGGCAGGGCAACCTCTTTTACGAAGAGGACCCAGACGGCTTCGAGGTCGAGATTCTGCGCTATGCGACTAAGCAGACCTACGACAGCCGCATGTGGCAGACGATCGAATACAAGGCCGCCGGCATCGAACAGTTCCGTAAGGGCGACAGTCTCCAGCGCGTGATCGAAGACGTTGCGAGCGAAGCCGCCAATGCGGCCGAGATGAAGGCCGCCGCGACGGGCAATCCGCTGATCTTCTTGCAGGTGCAGCTCAGTGCCGATCTGAAGAAGGTCGAGGCACTGTTCTCGAACTACAAGCGCAATCAGCACAGTCTCGAAAGCCGCGTCGGTTGGCTGGCCGATGCCGACAAGCGTGCTGATCGCGCTATCGCGCGCTGGAACCGCGAGATCGAGATCCGCGATGCAGCAACGACCGAGCAGTTCCGATTCGAGACCAAGAGCCGCGTCTATGGTGAGAAGGATCGGGAGACGCTGCTGGGCGAGGTCATGTACGCGATGAAGAAGGCCGTCGAACGACGGGCGGTCGGCATTCTCGACCGACCCACCGAGATGCCAGTCGGCCGCTATCGCGGGTTCGACATCAAGGTCTACGCCAGTCGCGACGAAATCCAGTTCACGCTGACCGGTTCCGACACTTACGAGCCCGAGAACCTGAGCTACCGCGCCGAGGAGAAATTCAGCATCACGGGTTTCGTCCATCGGCTCGACAACTTCGTGGCGCGGTTCGAGGACTGGCGACAAGAGGCCGAGGAGACGCGCGAGAAAGAGCGTCGTGAACACGCGAAGGCCGTCGCGGAGCAGGGCAAGCCGTTTCCGCAGCAGGCGCGCCTCGAGGCGTTGCGCCAGGACGTGCGCGACGTCATGACCGAGCTGAAGCTGATGCAGGCCGACGACAACTACGTGTCGCAGTGGCAGCCGCAGTCGCGGACCACCGACGGCAATGCCGGCCAGCAGCAGGACAGGTTCCGCATGCGCGCATGA
- a CDS encoding ATP-binding protein, with protein sequence MQLPFELDPQIIHHIIYSQAGSIGKAIIELLMNSVDARATAVRLSMTKEGFECSDDGNGFASREDVIRYFGRFGTPHEEGDATYGRFRLGRGQIMAHASTIWCSNAWQMTVDTRAMGYSYDLEQLAQTLPGCSITGRWYEPLTDSELMSAVQEIRDLVRYTPVSVELNGRVITRDPRTERWDAEDEFAWYRAKEDGAVSIYNQGVLVRHDPAHMWGAGGLIVSKKAIALNVSRTEILRKTCPVWKAIAKQFGALADDVRSRLGDHRKTEASREKSARALLGGDPNIVKIYDKEEVITLLPGKRHVTMSAFLSKCNYSHNKRQGNRFTVVENGFEVPKGEAIAREGIAVVVHPQTLERFGCYNAHDLLDCIERIHANVREDIEKNGTRFWGRLELPELVAFSTLRDAFVERTALVTERDALDKETRRAWIALRTILHHYAAVLTGGERWRHGTPRTRGGKSFQILLGQSNTAEAWTDGDSYIAFTVDVVKRLKTVPLKAAAYIFSLIEHEVAHEGDSLDCGHDEAFYQRFHDLTIKYAQERQWYMHAWLMRYTTSMEGEGKRARGEAWRERYLVDRAGTGRTKRGLPRAIDDAATEPAVVTPEENMAFIDYQNARLVQAGVCPPPPNWTEVLDRARATQQQIEAELRAKRERKEAEDAAEMAEIDAFYEEMRREEEAARQRLALVLGVDANEISGEALDRLTGPGLTDDDVRALWSEKPWAEYEQQLYGMPEDYEDHGSEPYDVETDTDTDEESPDNDAAAVEAGAFYPPELRALIQPGETTWALERNAAAAGFYRVEDYLKWRAEVNS encoded by the coding sequence ATGCAGCTCCCGTTTGAACTCGATCCGCAGATCATCCACCACATCATCTACAGCCAGGCCGGCTCGATCGGCAAAGCAATCATTGAGTTGCTGATGAATTCCGTCGACGCGCGCGCCACGGCCGTGCGGCTTTCCATGACGAAGGAGGGCTTCGAGTGCTCTGATGACGGCAACGGTTTCGCGAGCCGCGAAGACGTCATTCGCTACTTCGGGCGCTTCGGCACGCCGCACGAGGAAGGCGATGCGACCTACGGCCGATTCCGCCTCGGGCGCGGCCAGATCATGGCCCATGCCAGCACGATCTGGTGTTCGAACGCGTGGCAGATGACGGTCGACACGCGCGCGATGGGCTACAGCTACGACCTCGAGCAGCTCGCGCAGACGCTGCCGGGCTGTTCCATCACCGGCCGTTGGTACGAGCCGCTCACGGATTCTGAGCTCATGTCGGCCGTGCAGGAAATCCGCGACCTCGTACGCTACACGCCGGTCAGCGTCGAGCTGAACGGCCGCGTCATTACCCGCGATCCCCGAACCGAGCGATGGGATGCGGAAGACGAATTTGCTTGGTATCGCGCGAAGGAAGATGGTGCCGTGTCGATCTACAACCAAGGCGTGCTGGTGCGACATGACCCCGCGCACATGTGGGGCGCAGGCGGGCTCATCGTCTCGAAGAAGGCAATCGCACTGAATGTCTCGCGTACCGAGATCCTGCGCAAGACGTGCCCCGTCTGGAAAGCCATCGCGAAACAGTTCGGTGCGTTGGCCGACGACGTGCGATCTCGACTCGGCGACCACCGCAAGACTGAAGCGAGTCGCGAAAAGTCGGCTCGCGCGCTGCTCGGCGGTGACCCGAACATCGTGAAGATTTACGATAAGGAAGAAGTCATCACGCTGTTGCCCGGAAAGCGACATGTGACGATGAGCGCATTCCTAAGCAAGTGCAATTACAGCCATAACAAGCGCCAAGGAAACCGCTTCACGGTCGTCGAGAATGGCTTTGAAGTGCCCAAGGGCGAGGCGATCGCCCGCGAAGGCATTGCCGTCGTCGTCCACCCGCAAACGCTTGAGCGCTTTGGCTGCTATAACGCGCACGATCTGCTCGACTGTATAGAACGTATACACGCCAACGTCCGAGAGGACATTGAGAAAAACGGTACCCGCTTTTGGGGGAGGCTTGAGCTACCCGAGCTCGTTGCCTTCTCGACGCTGCGCGACGCATTCGTCGAGCGCACGGCGCTTGTTACCGAGCGCGATGCGCTGGACAAGGAGACCCGCCGCGCATGGATCGCGCTTCGCACGATCCTGCACCATTACGCCGCCGTTCTTACTGGAGGCGAACGCTGGCGCCACGGCACTCCGAGGACGCGGGGCGGCAAGTCCTTCCAGATCCTCCTCGGCCAGTCGAACACTGCCGAGGCTTGGACGGATGGCGATAGCTACATCGCATTCACGGTCGACGTGGTGAAGCGCCTCAAGACGGTGCCGCTCAAGGCCGCCGCATACATTTTCAGTTTGATCGAACACGAGGTCGCACACGAAGGCGATAGCCTCGATTGCGGGCACGACGAAGCGTTCTACCAACGCTTCCACGATCTAACCATCAAGTATGCGCAGGAGCGCCAGTGGTACATGCACGCGTGGCTCATGCGGTACACAACCAGCATGGAGGGCGAGGGCAAGCGCGCGCGCGGCGAAGCGTGGCGCGAGCGCTATCTTGTCGATCGCGCGGGCACGGGCCGCACGAAGCGCGGATTGCCACGCGCAATCGACGACGCGGCCACCGAACCGGCCGTCGTGACGCCAGAAGAGAACATGGCCTTCATCGACTATCAGAATGCCCGCCTCGTGCAGGCCGGCGTTTGTCCGCCTCCGCCGAACTGGACGGAGGTGCTCGACCGCGCTCGCGCTACCCAACAACAGATCGAGGCCGAACTTCGCGCCAAGCGAGAGCGCAAAGAAGCCGAAGACGCCGCCGAGATGGCCGAGATCGACGCATTCTACGAAGAAATGCGCCGTGAAGAGGAGGCGGCAAGGCAACGTCTCGCCTTGGTGCTGGGCGTCGATGCCAATGAGATCAGCGGCGAGGCGCTTGACCGCCTCACGGGGCCAGGACTCACCGATGACGATGTGCGAGCACTCTGGTCCGAGAAGCCGTGGGCCGAATATGAGCAGCAGTTGTACGGCATGCCCGAGGACTATGAAGACCACGGGTCGGAGCCCTACGACGTTGAGACCGACACCGATACCGATGAGGAGTCTCCCGACAACGATGCGGCCGCAGTAGAGGCGGGCGCATTCTATCCCCCTGAATTGCGCGCACTGATCCAGCCGGGCGAGACGACATGGGCGCTCGAGCGCAACGCCGCGGCGGCCGGTTTCTACCGCGTCGAGGACTATCTGAAATGGCGAGCAGAGGTGAACTCATGA